Genomic DNA from Mesorhizobium sp. 131-2-1:
GAGGGATTTCGCCAGTTCGCCGGGAACGAAGAAGCTGATCCACGGTTCGCCGACGGCCGCGACGCGCGCCGCGTAGAATGCCAGGGCCGCCTGTCCGGCCGCATCGCGGCTGCCAGCCGGTTCGGCATAGTCGAAGACGACCTCGGAGCCCGGGCTGCCGGCGATATAGGACAGCGTGCCGAAGATCGCCTCCTGCGTCAGGTAAGGCACCACCCCCAGCCAGACGAAAAAGCTCGGCTCGGCCGTTCTCAAACCGGCCGAGGCCAGTTCATCGGACAGCCCCTGCCGTTCGAAATTGACCGGAACGAATGTGGTGGCGGCTGGCTCCGCGAGGCCGGCGTCGGCGAGGAGCCGCCGCTTCCAGGCTTGCGTTGCCGGGTGGTCGACCTCGAACACGGCGACGCCTGGATGCGGGTTGCGCAGCGAAAACGTGTCGAGGCCGGCACCGAGTACCACGACCTGACGGACGCCGCGACGCACAGCCGCCGCCAGCCAGTCCTCGGCAAAGCGGGCACGCGCCGCAACGAACAGGCGCATGCGCCGGCTGTGCTCGTCCTCCAGCTCGATTTCTTCCGCGGCGGGCGCCGCTTCGCCCAGAATCGCGATCGCATAGGGATCACGAAACAGGCCCGCTTGCGCTGAAAACTGATGCAGTGCCCTCAGGCGGGCGACGCGCAGGGCGGTCCGGCTGGGGGTGGCATCTTCCATGCCGCCATTCGAGACGATGGGCGAGGGCCGCGCAAGCCGTCGCGGACCGATGCGATGTTTTCTGCGCACAATTCCTGACGATCCTGGCGGTGACGGCTCTTTACCTGATGCCGCGCTGCCTCTAAAACCCGCCGGCCGCCGGACGCATCCGGCTTCTTGCGCATGCTCCAAACCACTGCACTTTGGGCGACATGCATTTCACCACCCGCGCTCGTTTGCGGGACTGGATAGGAGATATCTATGCTGAATTCCGTTTCCCTGACATTTCCCGATGGCTCCGTCCGCGATTACGACGCGGCGATGACCGGTGCCGGCCTTGCCGAATCGATCTCGAAATCGCTGGCCAAGAAGGCTGTCGCCTATGCCATCGACGGCACCCTTCGCGACCTTTCCGATCCGCTGGGCAAGTCCGGCAAGCTCGAGATCATCACCCGCGAGGATCCGCGCGCGCTGGAACTGATCCGCCACGATGCCGCGCACGTGCTGGCCGAAGCCGTGCAGGAATTGTGGCCGGGAACGCAGGTGACCATCGGGCCGGTGATCGAGAACGGTTTCTACTACGACTTCGCCCGCAACGAACCGTTCACGCCCGACGATTTCCCGGTGATCGAGAAGAAGATGCGCGAGATCATCCAGCGCAACAAGCCGTTCACCAAGGAAGTCTGGCCGCGCGAGAAGGCGAAAAAGGTGTTTGCCGACAAGGGCGAGCGCTACAAGCTGGAACTGATCGACGCCATTCCCGAGGACCAGGACCTCAAGATCTACGCGCAGGGCGACTGGTTCGACCTCTGCCGCGGCCCGCACATGGCCTCGACCGGGCAGATCGGCAATGCCTTCAAGCTGATGAAGGTGGCTGGCGCCTATTGGCGCGGTGACTCGAACAACC
This window encodes:
- a CDS encoding SAM-dependent methyltransferase → MEDATPSRTALRVARLRALHQFSAQAGLFRDPYAIAILGEAAPAAEEIELEDEHSRRMRLFVAARARFAEDWLAAAVRRGVRQVVVLGAGLDTFSLRNPHPGVAVFEVDHPATQAWKRRLLADAGLAEPAATTFVPVNFERQGLSDELASAGLRTAEPSFFVWLGVVPYLTQEAIFGTLSYIAGSPGSEVVFDYAEPAGSRDAAGQAALAFYAARVAAVGEPWISFFVPGELAKSLCELGFDEIEDLESGDIAVRLSGQPKAKTGNSGGHIIRARRTA